Proteins from a genomic interval of Microbacterium phyllosphaerae:
- a CDS encoding TetR/AcrR family transcriptional regulator, which produces MNEHRSGPVRSTAAREAILDATSRLFHNQGYDRLTIEGIAKEAGVGKQTIYRWWPSRGALIGECLAEGRLIPVDFIVPDTGDLAADVETWLRSVLSILEAPEGGALLRSLVAAATEDAGVGAHLGDSLGVEKYLTERIRGGIRDGQLAEDAPVDQLGRAILGAIIVESLGREHHDPESIVQLTRFFFSR; this is translated from the coding sequence GTGAACGAGCATCGAAGCGGGCCCGTGCGCAGCACGGCTGCGCGTGAGGCGATTCTCGACGCGACCTCTCGCCTCTTCCACAATCAGGGGTACGACCGGCTCACGATCGAGGGGATCGCGAAGGAGGCCGGGGTCGGCAAGCAGACCATCTATCGCTGGTGGCCGTCGCGTGGTGCGCTGATCGGAGAGTGCCTCGCCGAGGGGCGCCTCATCCCTGTCGACTTCATCGTCCCGGACACCGGAGACCTCGCCGCCGACGTCGAGACGTGGCTGCGCAGCGTGCTCTCGATCCTCGAAGCGCCCGAGGGCGGAGCGCTGCTGCGATCACTCGTCGCGGCAGCCACCGAGGATGCCGGAGTCGGCGCGCACCTCGGAGACAGCCTCGGCGTCGAGAAGTACCTCACCGAGCGCATCCGCGGGGGTATCCGCGACGGACAGCTCGCCGAAGACGCGCCGGTCGACCAGCTCGGACGAGCCATCCTCGGCGCGATCATCGTCGAGTCGCTGGGGCGCGAGCACCACGACCCCGAGTCGATCGTGCAGCTGACCCGCTTCTTCTTCTCCCGCTAG
- a CDS encoding DUF2786 domain-containing protein gives MTEAKLDLIAKLLAKAESTTPEEAEALTEHAERLILKYGIEQAQIDERRGRLGQTQEQIVTERMLFRGVYAKDLREIGIGVAMALETVRPLVGEFPPVAALYLVGHESDVRQAQTLTASLEVQAMVAMRDWWLTHRDLYARHREGDRRRARSGFLRGFAVGVMNRIAESRRVVVDESIAGTELVLVSRRSRVDAAVDEMATKAARPRRGADAASFAYGHRSGLDAQTGGQTAVAR, from the coding sequence ATGACCGAAGCCAAGCTCGACCTGATCGCGAAACTGCTCGCCAAGGCCGAGAGCACGACGCCCGAAGAGGCCGAGGCTCTGACCGAGCACGCCGAGCGCCTGATCTTGAAGTACGGGATCGAACAGGCGCAGATCGACGAGAGACGCGGGCGACTCGGGCAGACGCAGGAGCAGATCGTCACCGAGCGGATGCTGTTCCGCGGCGTCTATGCGAAGGATCTGCGCGAGATCGGCATCGGCGTGGCCATGGCGTTGGAGACCGTTCGGCCGCTCGTCGGGGAGTTCCCGCCCGTGGCCGCGCTGTATCTGGTCGGGCACGAATCCGACGTCCGCCAGGCGCAGACACTGACCGCGAGCCTCGAGGTGCAGGCCATGGTCGCGATGCGCGACTGGTGGCTCACGCACCGCGACCTGTACGCCAGGCATCGCGAGGGCGACAGACGACGGGCGCGCAGCGGGTTCCTCCGCGGATTCGCGGTGGGCGTCATGAACCGCATCGCCGAGAGCCGGCGAGTGGTCGTCGACGAGAGCATCGCAGGAACCGAACTCGTGCTCGTCTCGCGGCGGAGCCGGGTCGATGCTGCGGTCGACGAGATGGCGACCAAAGCCGCACGGCCGAGGCGAGGGGCGGATGCCGCGTCGTTCGCGTACGGGCACCGATCGGGCCTCGATGCTCAGACCGGCGGCCAGACCGCGGTGGCGCGGTGA
- the purL gene encoding phosphoribosylformylglycinamidine synthase subunit PurL produces MTTAPAPAHKHVPDSVENATATPEKEQPYAALGLKDDEYARIKEILGRRPTSGELAMYSVMWSEHCSYKSSKNYLRRFGQKVSDEMKERLMVGMGQNAGVIDVGEGWAVTFKAESHNHPSFIEPFQGAATGVGGIVRDIISMGARPVAVMDALRFGAIDHPDTARVVHGVTSGISFYGNCLGLPNIGGETVFDSVYQANPLVNALAVGVLRHEDLKLANATGVGNKVVLFGARTGGDGIGGASILASDTFADGGPTKRPAVQVGDPFAEKVLIECCLELYRDELVEAIQDLGAAGISCATSELAANGNSGMKVSLDNVLLRDPSLTAEEILMSESQERMMAIVAPEKLDAFLAVVKKWDVETSVLGEVTGDGRLIIDWQGERIVDVDPSTVAVDGPVYDRPVAYPTWIDALQADAAEKLPRSNDPEVLREQFLDLVASPNLADTRWITNQYDYYVLGNTALSFPDDAGMIRVDEESGLGFAISTDANGRYCQLDPYAGAQLALAEAYRNVAVTGAVPTAITDCLNFGSPENPEVMWQFGQTVDGLADGCYELGTPVTGGNVSFYNQTGDVPIHPTPLVGVLGIIDDVSRRIPSGWQDEGQNIYLLGTTSTELSGSAWAETVHQHLGGLPPKVDLAGEKRLAGLLGAARDEWLISSAHDVSEGGLAQALAEGVSRFGVGARVWLNEIIERDGVDAASALFSESTGRVIVTVPREDDVKFRGLCEGRNYPVMRIGVTDSEGAKLEVQDVFTVPIAEIRERSQATLPAAFGPTVAEPVSA; encoded by the coding sequence GTGACCACCGCCCCTGCACCTGCCCACAAGCACGTCCCCGACTCCGTCGAGAACGCCACCGCGACTCCCGAGAAGGAGCAGCCGTACGCAGCGCTGGGCCTCAAGGATGACGAGTACGCCCGCATCAAGGAGATCCTGGGCCGCCGCCCCACCTCCGGCGAGCTGGCCATGTACTCCGTCATGTGGTCGGAGCACTGCTCGTACAAGTCGTCGAAGAACTACCTGCGCCGTTTCGGCCAGAAGGTGTCCGACGAGATGAAGGAACGCCTGATGGTGGGCATGGGCCAGAACGCGGGCGTCATCGACGTCGGCGAGGGCTGGGCCGTCACCTTCAAGGCCGAGTCGCACAACCACCCGTCGTTCATCGAGCCTTTCCAGGGTGCGGCGACCGGCGTCGGCGGCATCGTCCGCGACATCATCTCGATGGGCGCACGCCCGGTCGCGGTCATGGACGCCCTGCGCTTCGGCGCGATCGACCACCCCGACACCGCCCGCGTCGTGCACGGTGTGACCAGCGGCATCAGCTTCTACGGCAACTGCCTGGGCCTGCCGAACATCGGCGGCGAGACGGTCTTCGACTCCGTCTACCAGGCCAACCCGCTCGTCAACGCGCTCGCGGTCGGCGTGCTCCGCCACGAAGACCTCAAGCTCGCCAACGCGACAGGCGTCGGCAACAAGGTCGTACTGTTCGGCGCCCGCACGGGTGGCGACGGCATCGGCGGCGCCAGCATCCTGGCATCCGACACCTTCGCCGACGGCGGACCCACCAAGCGCCCCGCGGTGCAGGTGGGCGACCCGTTCGCCGAGAAGGTGCTCATCGAGTGCTGCCTCGAGCTGTACCGCGACGAGCTCGTCGAGGCGATCCAAGACCTGGGCGCCGCCGGCATCTCGTGCGCGACAAGCGAGCTCGCCGCCAACGGCAACAGCGGCATGAAGGTCTCGCTCGACAACGTGCTGCTGCGCGACCCGTCGCTCACGGCTGAGGAGATCCTCATGTCGGAGTCGCAGGAGCGCATGATGGCGATCGTCGCCCCCGAGAAGCTCGACGCGTTCCTCGCGGTCGTGAAGAAGTGGGACGTCGAGACGTCGGTGCTCGGTGAGGTCACCGGCGACGGCCGCCTCATCATCGACTGGCAGGGCGAGCGCATCGTCGACGTCGACCCGTCGACCGTCGCGGTCGACGGCCCGGTCTACGACCGCCCCGTCGCCTACCCGACGTGGATCGACGCACTGCAGGCGGATGCCGCCGAGAAGCTGCCCCGTTCGAACGACCCCGAGGTGCTGCGCGAGCAGTTCCTCGACCTGGTCGCCTCACCGAACCTCGCCGACACCCGCTGGATCACCAACCAGTACGACTACTACGTGCTCGGCAACACCGCCCTCTCCTTCCCCGACGACGCCGGCATGATCCGCGTCGACGAGGAGTCGGGCCTGGGCTTCGCGATCTCGACCGACGCCAACGGCCGCTACTGCCAGCTCGACCCGTACGCGGGTGCGCAGCTCGCCCTCGCCGAGGCGTACCGCAACGTCGCCGTCACCGGCGCCGTTCCGACCGCGATCACCGACTGCCTGAACTTCGGCTCTCCCGAGAACCCCGAGGTCATGTGGCAGTTCGGGCAGACCGTCGACGGCCTCGCCGACGGATGCTACGAGCTCGGCACCCCGGTCACCGGCGGAAACGTCTCGTTCTACAACCAGACCGGCGACGTGCCGATCCACCCGACCCCGCTCGTCGGCGTGCTCGGCATCATCGACGACGTCTCGCGCCGCATCCCCTCCGGATGGCAGGACGAGGGTCAGAACATCTACCTGCTCGGCACGACCTCGACCGAGCTGTCGGGTTCGGCGTGGGCCGAGACCGTGCACCAGCACCTCGGTGGACTTCCCCCGAAGGTCGACCTCGCGGGCGAGAAGCGCCTCGCGGGTCTGCTCGGCGCGGCCCGTGACGAGTGGCTGATCTCGTCGGCGCACGACGTGTCGGAGGGTGGCCTCGCACAGGCTCTCGCCGAGGGCGTCTCGCGCTTCGGCGTCGGCGCGCGCGTCTGGCTGAACGAGATCATCGAGCGCGACGGCGTGGATGCCGCATCCGCCCTCTTCTCGGAATCGACCGGTCGCGTCATCGTGACCGTCCCCCGTGAGGACGACGTGAAGTTCCGCGGCCTCTGCGAAGGCCGGAACTACCCGGTCATGCGCATCGGCGTGACCGACAGCGAGGGCGCGAAGCTCGAGGTGCAGGACGTCTTCACCGTTCCGATCGCCGAGATCCGCGAGCGCTCGCAGGCCACCCTGCCCGCAGCCTTCGGCCCGACGGTCGCGGAGCCGGTCAGCGCATGA
- a CDS encoding helix-turn-helix transcriptional regulator: MTGSSSRMLALLSLLQTQRDWPGQVLADRLDVTPRTVRRDVDRLRELGYRISAIKGPDGGYRLAAGSELPPLLFDDEQAVAIAVALQSVPATGIDIDEGAARALATVRQVMPSRLRHRVDGIRFTGVENETRVDPAVLEAVSAAVRDRRVLRFDYGDHDRPPRRTEPHAVVAREGRWYLLAWDLEADDWRTFRLDRMTPRIPTGPAFTPRELPAADAQTYLAARAKGSDAGDRWPCIGELVLEVPAREVAHWIGRDGSVELIDDTSCRVTVGSWSWTGILASVARFDAPFRVEGPPALADAARALAARLGAAS, encoded by the coding sequence ATGACCGGCAGCTCCTCACGCATGCTCGCCCTGCTCTCGCTGCTGCAGACGCAGCGCGACTGGCCGGGGCAGGTGCTCGCCGACCGCCTCGACGTCACACCGCGCACGGTGCGCCGAGACGTCGACCGCCTGCGCGAACTGGGCTACCGGATCAGCGCGATCAAGGGCCCGGACGGCGGATACCGGCTGGCAGCGGGCTCCGAGCTTCCTCCTCTTCTGTTCGACGACGAGCAGGCCGTCGCGATCGCCGTCGCCCTGCAGAGCGTGCCCGCCACGGGGATCGACATCGACGAGGGCGCCGCTCGTGCGCTCGCCACCGTGCGCCAGGTGATGCCGTCGCGTCTGCGGCATCGGGTCGACGGCATCCGTTTCACCGGCGTCGAGAACGAGACCCGGGTGGATCCCGCGGTGCTCGAGGCCGTCAGCGCCGCGGTACGCGACCGGCGCGTGCTGCGCTTCGACTACGGCGACCACGATCGCCCACCCCGGCGCACCGAGCCGCACGCCGTCGTCGCCCGCGAAGGACGCTGGTACCTGCTCGCGTGGGATCTCGAGGCCGACGACTGGCGCACCTTCCGGCTCGATCGGATGACCCCGCGCATCCCGACCGGCCCCGCCTTCACGCCCCGCGAGCTGCCTGCCGCCGATGCACAGACTTACCTCGCGGCGCGGGCGAAGGGGTCGGATGCCGGCGACCGCTGGCCCTGCATCGGCGAGCTCGTGCTCGAAGTGCCCGCCCGCGAGGTCGCGCACTGGATCGGACGCGACGGCAGCGTCGAGCTGATCGACGACACCTCATGCCGCGTCACGGTCGGATCCTGGTCGTGGACCGGCATCCTCGCCTCGGTCGCCCGCTTCGACGCCCCGTTCCGCGTCGAGGGCCCGCCCGCCCTGGCGGACGCCGCCCGCGCCCTCGCAGCCCGCCTCGGCGCCGCATCCTGA
- a CDS encoding VOC family protein: protein MSIATTTHLNFRGTARQALEFYGAVFGGEVTLATYGDFGMPAGVPGADKVVFGQVENAEGFRLMAYDIPGASEDLQATAGSTTRENGATLSDRTFFQSLRADSLDELTGYWDALAHGASIVEPLAASAWSPGFGMLTDRFGVTWVLDVRVAHAG, encoded by the coding sequence ATGAGCATCGCAACCACCACCCACCTCAACTTCCGCGGCACCGCTCGCCAGGCGCTCGAGTTCTACGGAGCCGTCTTCGGCGGCGAGGTGACCCTCGCGACCTACGGCGACTTCGGTATGCCGGCCGGGGTGCCCGGTGCCGACAAGGTCGTGTTCGGGCAGGTCGAGAACGCCGAGGGCTTCCGGCTCATGGCGTACGACATCCCGGGCGCATCCGAGGATCTGCAGGCGACCGCCGGCTCGACGACACGCGAGAATGGCGCGACCCTCAGCGACCGGACGTTCTTCCAGTCGCTGCGTGCCGACTCTCTCGACGAGCTCACCGGATACTGGGATGCTCTCGCACACGGCGCCTCGATCGTCGAGCCGCTCGCGGCATCGGCGTGGTCGCCCGGATTCGGGATGCTGACCGACCGCTTCGGCGTGACCTGGGTGCTCGACGTGCGGGTCGCGCACGCGGGCTGA